Proteins from one Flammeovirgaceae bacterium genomic window:
- a CDS encoding amidohydrolase family protein, with protein sequence MRKFVLLFTAVLFGWGAQAQYKALVGGTLINSNGDKPLEDAIVLISKNKIEKVGKRGKVKLPEGTQAIDVTGKYLVPGLIDSHVHFFQSGGLYTRPDAIDLRKVVGYEEEQAQIRKSLPSTFARYLAAGITAVADVGGPMSNFDVRALANGTLRAPRVVVAGPLISTVDNPKLDIGDPPIVKVSSNAEVDNLVQQLAGRKADLIKIWFIVSPQLNFEENLRLIQRTIDQSHARGIRVAVHATQLATAKAAVRAGADILVHSVDDQEVDGEFITLLKQKGTIYTSSISVLDGYVRTFAQQFDFGPADFEIADPHFMGSLFDLRKIPMAELPERVQALMANPGGALDNANGRIHMAKKNLKTLQDAGVTIATGTDAGNIGTLHASSMFQELAIMEDAGLSPSQILANSTLHGAMLMGKEKELGSIEAGKFADILVLDKNPLEGVAHYRSASMVMKDGELFSPEELLSAGPGETVQRQLVAYNAHDLDAFLSVYSKDVKLYNFPNEPILEGMEDMRGRYATRFESKGLYAEVVHRGIMGDYVIDQERVKGIGASEVEATIVFHVKDGLIDKVWFIIK encoded by the coding sequence ATGAGGAAATTTGTCCTGCTGTTTACTGCAGTGCTCTTTGGATGGGGGGCACAGGCACAATACAAGGCCCTTGTTGGCGGAACGTTGATCAACAGCAATGGGGACAAGCCCCTGGAAGATGCCATTGTGCTTATAAGCAAAAACAAAATAGAAAAAGTGGGGAAGAGGGGGAAGGTTAAACTCCCTGAAGGCACTCAGGCAATTGATGTGACGGGCAAATACCTTGTTCCTGGCCTGATAGACTCCCATGTGCATTTTTTTCAATCGGGCGGGCTCTACACCCGGCCCGATGCCATCGACCTGCGCAAAGTGGTGGGCTATGAAGAAGAGCAGGCCCAAATACGAAAAAGTTTGCCATCAACATTTGCCCGCTATTTGGCCGCGGGGATAACCGCTGTCGCGGACGTAGGTGGTCCAATGTCGAATTTTGACGTCAGGGCCCTGGCCAATGGTACCCTAAGGGCCCCGCGCGTGGTGGTTGCCGGGCCGTTGATCTCGACTGTCGACAACCCAAAACTGGATATTGGGGACCCTCCCATCGTAAAGGTTTCCTCCAATGCAGAGGTGGACAACCTCGTGCAGCAGTTGGCCGGCCGCAAGGCAGACCTGATAAAAATCTGGTTTATTGTTTCCCCACAACTCAATTTTGAAGAAAACCTCAGGTTGATCCAGCGGACGATCGACCAAAGCCATGCCAGGGGCATACGGGTGGCCGTGCATGCCACTCAGTTGGCCACCGCCAAAGCAGCGGTGCGTGCCGGTGCCGACATCCTTGTGCATAGCGTTGACGACCAGGAGGTGGATGGGGAATTCATCACGCTGCTAAAGCAAAAAGGGACCATTTACACCTCCAGCATAAGCGTGCTGGATGGCTATGTGCGCACCTTTGCCCAACAGTTCGACTTTGGCCCTGCCGACTTTGAAATTGCAGACCCCCATTTCATGGGCTCGCTCTTCGACTTGCGCAAAATACCCATGGCCGAACTGCCCGAAAGGGTGCAGGCCTTGATGGCCAATCCCGGTGGCGCCCTCGATAATGCCAACGGTCGCATCCACATGGCCAAAAAGAATTTAAAAACGCTGCAGGATGCGGGCGTCACCATTGCCACCGGAACGGATGCAGGGAACATTGGGACCTTGCATGCCTCCTCCATGTTCCAGGAGTTGGCCATCATGGAGGATGCCGGGCTCTCCCCCAGCCAAATCCTGGCCAACTCCACCCTTCATGGCGCCATGCTGATGGGGAAGGAAAAAGAGCTGGGTTCCATAGAAGCGGGAAAGTTTGCCGACATACTTGTGCTGGACAAAAACCCATTGGAGGGCGTGGCCCATTACCGCTCCGCCTCTATGGTCATGAAGGACGGGGAGTTGTTCAGCCCTGAGGAATTGCTTTCCGCGGGCCCCGGGGAAACCGTGCAACGCCAATTGGTGGCATACAATGCACACGACCTTGATGCTTTCCTTTCGGTTTATAGCAAGGATGTGAAACTATACAATTTCCCTAACGAGCCCATCCTTGAAGGCATGGAGGACATGAGGGGCAGGTATGCCACCCGGTTTGAAAGCAAAGGGTTGTACGCTGAGGTGGTGCACCGGGGCATCATGGGGGACTACGTTATCGACCAGGAGCGGGTGAAAGGAATAGGGGCGTCCGAAGTGGAGGCCACTATTGTATTCCACGTAAAGGACGGGTTGATCGACAAAGTATGGTTTATTATTAAATAA
- a CDS encoding ABC transporter permease — protein sequence MIKNNLKVSLRVFSRNKAYTFINVLGLSTGLAIALLILVYVRFELSYEGKNPLADRIVRISVDLYNGKSLIDQDAEMYSPAGPRIASGFSEVESFTRVAPFNDATIRIGEESLRESKMFAVDSSFFHLFNYSLLYGNPKNIFQRPNEMVLTESQALKYFNRVNVVGESLWVSSFDEGFRIIGVVANNPLNTHIQFNVLISYPTIQDQAEKQSWGNNETYTYLLLKDQVTFNSFVKTLDSFNDQLHKEGKMLSEKILAQPIKDIHLYSHKSYEMGQNGDATSVYFLLGVALLVIVIAIVNYINLSTSKSLDRAKEVGVRKVIGSSLAQLRAQFFTESLLINIFSATLALGLVVVSFPAFKAMAGLPLGLHFWNDALFWRLLLFLVLISTVLSGIFPAFVLSSFQPIQVLKGKFAHSGRGLLLRKGLVVFQFSITLFLIIQTFTTRQQLTFMRNIDMGLNIERTLVVPTPDDQALRASLQVLKDKLLDYAQFQSVSFSSSVPGQSTSELSSSNANINLVGALEEKAFNFYIYFMDEDFIPTMEMQLKAGENFTKQNLISENILVNEESIKLWGIPDAEMAIGQQIDLWGKKRTIIGVVKNFHQGSAKNPYLPMLFVPGLRDWAQRFVSIRLQSGGLKENLDLIKGVYASVFPNSPFDYFFMDQEFDKQYRYEEQFQAIFGTLTGFAILISCLGLFGLVSFTVANRTKEIGLRKVLGAGTGQIVALISKDFISLIFIALFISTTITYFIIQRWLEQYSFRIDLNIWLFAIPAAGILVISLLTILTKTIQVSSANPVKALKDE from the coding sequence ATGATTAAAAACAACCTCAAAGTATCCTTAAGGGTCTTCAGCAGGAACAAGGCCTATACATTTATAAATGTGCTTGGGCTATCCACAGGATTGGCGATTGCTTTGCTGATCCTTGTTTATGTCAGGTTTGAATTAAGTTACGAAGGCAAAAACCCATTGGCCGATCGGATTGTCAGGATCAGCGTGGATTTATACAATGGGAAGTCCCTTATCGACCAGGACGCGGAGATGTACTCACCCGCAGGCCCGAGAATTGCATCAGGATTTTCAGAGGTGGAAAGCTTTACGAGGGTAGCACCATTCAACGATGCCACCATCCGGATAGGCGAAGAATCCCTCAGGGAATCAAAAATGTTTGCCGTGGACTCCTCCTTTTTTCACCTATTTAACTATTCGCTGCTGTACGGCAATCCCAAAAATATTTTTCAGCGCCCCAATGAGATGGTGCTCACTGAATCACAAGCCCTCAAATATTTTAACCGGGTGAACGTGGTGGGCGAATCCTTGTGGGTGTCATCGTTTGATGAGGGGTTTAGGATTATTGGGGTTGTTGCCAACAACCCGCTCAACACCCACATCCAATTCAATGTGCTGATTTCTTATCCTACCATTCAGGACCAGGCGGAGAAGCAATCGTGGGGCAACAACGAAACCTATACCTATCTCCTGCTCAAGGACCAGGTTACATTTAATAGTTTCGTGAAAACCCTGGATTCTTTTAACGACCAGCTTCATAAAGAGGGAAAGATGCTCTCTGAAAAAATTTTGGCCCAACCCATTAAGGACATCCACCTTTATTCCCACAAATCGTACGAGATGGGGCAAAATGGGGATGCCACCTCGGTATACTTTCTCCTGGGCGTTGCCCTTCTTGTCATTGTAATCGCAATTGTCAACTACATTAACCTGTCAACATCCAAATCCCTGGACAGGGCGAAAGAGGTGGGGGTAAGGAAAGTAATTGGCTCTTCACTAGCCCAACTGAGGGCCCAGTTCTTCACAGAGTCCCTCCTTATCAATATTTTCTCCGCGACCCTTGCCCTGGGGTTGGTGGTCGTTTCATTTCCTGCCTTCAAGGCTATGGCCGGGCTGCCCTTAGGGTTGCATTTTTGGAACGATGCCTTATTCTGGCGTTTATTGTTGTTCCTCGTCCTCATCAGCACGGTGCTTTCGGGCATCTTTCCTGCATTCGTCCTGTCCTCTTTTCAGCCTATCCAAGTGCTAAAGGGTAAGTTCGCGCACTCAGGCCGGGGCCTATTGCTTCGAAAAGGGCTGGTGGTTTTTCAATTTTCCATAACCTTGTTCTTGATCATTCAGACCTTCACCACCAGGCAACAGCTTACATTCATGAGGAACATTGACATGGGGCTAAACATTGAACGAACCCTCGTGGTCCCTACTCCCGATGACCAAGCACTAAGGGCAAGCCTGCAGGTTTTAAAAGACAAATTGCTTGACTATGCCCAGTTTCAATCCGTTTCTTTTTCCAGCTCTGTCCCAGGCCAATCTACCAGCGAATTATCCTCTTCCAACGCCAATATCAACCTGGTGGGGGCGCTTGAAGAAAAAGCGTTTAATTTCTATATCTATTTCATGGATGAGGATTTCATTCCTACCATGGAAATGCAGCTTAAGGCCGGGGAAAATTTTACCAAACAAAACTTAATAAGTGAAAATATCCTTGTCAATGAGGAGTCCATTAAACTATGGGGAATTCCCGATGCCGAAATGGCCATCGGCCAACAAATAGACCTCTGGGGAAAGAAACGGACCATTATCGGTGTGGTCAAAAATTTCCATCAAGGCAGCGCCAAAAACCCTTATCTCCCCATGCTATTTGTGCCTGGCCTTAGGGACTGGGCCCAACGGTTCGTAAGCATTCGCCTTCAGTCCGGGGGACTTAAAGAAAACCTGGACTTGATAAAAGGTGTTTACGCCTCGGTTTTCCCGAACAGCCCCTTTGACTACTTTTTTATGGACCAGGAGTTTGACAAACAGTACCGGTATGAAGAGCAGTTTCAGGCTATTTTTGGTACCCTCACGGGTTTTGCCATACTCATCTCCTGCCTTGGCTTGTTTGGGCTTGTCTCCTTCACCGTGGCCAATCGCACCAAAGAGATAGGCTTAAGAAAGGTTTTGGGGGCAGGCACCGGTCAGATTGTGGCTTTGATATCCAAAGATTTTATCTCGTTGATATTTATTGCATTGTTTATTTCAACAACCATAACGTATTTCATCATACAGCGCTGGTTGGAACAGTACTCTTTCAGGATTGACCTTAATATTTGGCTATTTGCCATCCCCGCAGCAGGGATTTTAGTTATCTCCCTGCTGACCATATTAACAAAAACCATTCAAGTCTCCTCTGCCAACCCGGTCAAAGCCCTTAAAGATGAATAA
- the gdhA gene encoding NADP-specific glutamate dehydrogenase has product MAHSPILEIVKKRNPNEPEFLQAAQEVIESLGTVLERNPELARLKILERTLEPERLISFRVTWLDDKGEVQVNRGYRVQMNSAIGPYKGGLRFHPSVTPSILKFLAYEQIFKNALTGIPMGGGKGGSDFDPKGKSENEIMKFCQAFMVELARHIDHRTDIPAGDIGVGSREIGYLFGTYKKIKNQFTGVLSGKGIGWGGSLIRTEATGYGLIYFAENMLQNAGATIRGKTCLVSGSGNVAQYAIEKVNQMGGKVITASDSSGFIHDEAGITGDKLEFLKDLKNNRRGRIKEYADQFKSASFHAGNANADHNEMWSIKADCAFPCATQNEINEKDAGNLVKGGITLLAEGANMPTTIEGIQVILDSGVMYAPGKASNAGGVATSGMEMMQNYVGQNWTSEEVDSKLQGIMKNIHDTCLDAAREYGKPGNYMVGANIAGFLKVAEAMKAQGVV; this is encoded by the coding sequence ATGGCACATAGCCCCATCCTAGAAATCGTAAAGAAGCGAAACCCCAATGAGCCTGAGTTCCTACAGGCCGCCCAGGAAGTGATCGAATCCCTGGGCACGGTGCTGGAGAGAAACCCGGAACTGGCACGCCTGAAAATACTGGAACGTACACTGGAACCGGAAAGGTTGATATCATTTAGGGTGACCTGGCTCGATGACAAAGGGGAGGTGCAGGTAAACAGGGGGTACCGCGTGCAGATGAACAGCGCCATTGGCCCATACAAAGGAGGCCTTCGCTTCCACCCTTCCGTTACGCCCAGCATTTTGAAATTCCTGGCATACGAGCAAATCTTCAAAAATGCCCTTACGGGAATACCCATGGGTGGGGGAAAAGGAGGATCGGATTTTGACCCGAAAGGAAAGAGCGAAAACGAGATCATGAAGTTTTGCCAGGCCTTTATGGTCGAGTTGGCCCGCCACATTGACCATAGGACGGACATCCCCGCAGGCGACATTGGCGTGGGGTCACGTGAGATAGGCTACCTGTTTGGCACGTATAAAAAAATCAAAAACCAATTTACTGGCGTGCTCAGTGGCAAGGGCATTGGCTGGGGCGGGAGTTTGATTAGGACGGAGGCCACCGGCTACGGGCTCATCTATTTTGCGGAGAACATGCTGCAAAATGCCGGGGCCACCATAAGGGGAAAAACCTGCCTGGTGTCCGGGTCGGGGAACGTGGCCCAATATGCGATAGAAAAAGTAAACCAAATGGGGGGCAAGGTGATCACCGCCTCCGACTCGAGCGGTTTTATCCATGACGAGGCGGGGATCACTGGCGACAAGCTGGAGTTTTTGAAGGACCTCAAGAACAACAGGCGGGGAAGGATAAAAGAATATGCAGATCAATTTAAAAGCGCCTCCTTTCATGCCGGCAACGCCAATGCCGACCACAACGAAATGTGGTCCATAAAGGCCGACTGCGCCTTTCCCTGTGCCACGCAAAACGAAATCAATGAAAAGGATGCAGGCAACCTTGTAAAAGGCGGCATCACGCTTTTGGCGGAAGGGGCCAACATGCCCACCACCATCGAAGGCATCCAGGTGATCCTCGACAGCGGTGTGATGTACGCCCCCGGCAAAGCCTCCAATGCAGGCGGGGTGGCCACCAGTGGCATGGAGATGATGCAAAACTATGTGGGGCAAAACTGGACAAGCGAAGAAGTAGACTCAAAACTCCAAGGCATTATGAAAAACATTCACGATACTTGCCTGGATGCCGCCAGGGAATACGGAAAGCCCGGCAACTATATGGTGGGCGCCAACATTGCCGGGTTTTTAAAAGTGGCCGAGGCCATGAAGGCGCAAGGAGTGGTTTAA
- a CDS encoding DUF1330 domain-containing protein — MPAYIIVDIEITDPKLYEEYKKHTPGSLVPYDGKFLARGGAVETLEGDWSPGRLVILEFPTLEKAKAWWGSPGYTPAKLIRQKASKTRMIVVEGA; from the coding sequence ATGCCCGCATATATTATCGTAGACATTGAAATCACCGACCCAAAATTGTACGAAGAATACAAAAAGCACACCCCGGGAAGCCTGGTGCCCTATGATGGGAAGTTCCTTGCCCGGGGCGGGGCCGTGGAGACATTGGAAGGAGACTGGAGCCCCGGGCGCCTCGTGATACTGGAATTCCCTACTTTGGAAAAGGCCAAAGCCTGGTGGGGTTCCCCCGGCTACACACCAGCCAAGCTCATTCGGCAAAAGGCCTCCAAAACGCGGATGATCGTGGTGGAGGGGGCCTAA
- a CDS encoding DUF456 domain-containing protein — MDLVWTVVGGIFMVLGLAGCLLPFLPGPPFSYAGLLMLQLKGTAPFGTKFLLVWALVVTLITALDYVVPIYGTKRFGGTKYGMWGCAIGLVIGIWFGPAGLLAGPFLGALLGEWMGHRDSDKAIKAAMGSFIGFLIGTVAKLMASAAMAYYFIASLL; from the coding sequence ATGGATTTAGTGTGGACGGTGGTAGGTGGTATTTTTATGGTGCTGGGGCTGGCCGGGTGCCTGCTCCCCTTTTTGCCTGGCCCGCCCTTTAGTTATGCCGGATTGTTGATGTTGCAGTTGAAAGGGACGGCACCGTTCGGCACGAAATTCCTCCTTGTATGGGCCTTGGTCGTCACCCTGATCACAGCCCTTGACTACGTTGTCCCTATTTACGGGACAAAGCGGTTTGGCGGCACAAAATATGGGATGTGGGGCTGTGCGATTGGCCTTGTCATCGGTATTTGGTTTGGCCCTGCGGGCCTTTTGGCCGGGCCTTTTCTTGGGGCATTATTGGGCGAATGGATGGGCCACCGGGATTCGGACAAGGCCATTAAAGCGGCAATGGGCTCCTTTATAGGGTTTTTGATAGGCACGGTGGCAAAGCTTATGGCCAGTGCGGCCATGGCGTATTATTTTATTGCCAGCCTACTTTAG
- a CDS encoding beta-lactamase family protein has translation MKSITLPLIALSLLALCSRCAQGPATGYATAINNSHQLLDSIRLAENVPGIDAAVAIDGKIVWSEGFGFADLENEVKVIPGVTRFRIGSVSKTLTSAAMGKLMDAGKLDLNEPVHAYLPDFPPKRFPITVKQVGGHIAGIRHYRNNEFLMNKRFGSVTASLSIFKDDSLLFEPGTQYSYSSYGYNLLSAVIEKASGEGFLPYIQREVFSALDMQSTCPDFYDSIIVHRTSFYGLDGNHHVINAPAVDNSYKWAGGGFLSTTTDLVKFGEAHMAPGFLSAATLRTLTTPQVLANGDSTAYGVGWRTYQHDGLHGYGHTGGSVGGITAFRVYPNEKLVVVLLSNSSDTQYGNAADRIVKWFLSGK, from the coding sequence ATGAAGTCAATTACCCTCCCCCTTATTGCCCTTTCCTTGTTGGCGCTGTGCTCCCGCTGTGCCCAGGGCCCTGCCACCGGTTATGCAACAGCCATCAACAACAGCCATCAACTGCTGGACTCCATCCGCCTGGCGGAAAACGTGCCCGGCATCGATGCGGCAGTGGCCATTGATGGCAAGATCGTATGGTCGGAGGGCTTTGGCTTTGCCGACCTTGAAAACGAAGTAAAGGTCATCCCCGGTGTTACCCGATTTCGGATAGGCAGTGTTTCCAAAACCCTTACCTCTGCCGCCATGGGCAAGTTGATGGACGCAGGCAAACTTGACCTCAACGAACCTGTTCATGCCTACCTCCCTGACTTTCCGCCCAAGCGTTTCCCCATTACCGTAAAGCAAGTGGGCGGGCATATCGCTGGCATCCGGCACTACCGCAACAATGAGTTTTTGATGAACAAAAGGTTTGGCTCCGTTACGGCCAGCCTTTCCATTTTCAAAGATGACTCCTTGCTCTTTGAGCCAGGCACACAATACAGTTATTCCAGTTATGGATACAATTTGCTGAGCGCGGTCATCGAAAAAGCAAGTGGGGAAGGGTTTTTGCCCTACATCCAACGGGAGGTTTTTTCCGCCCTTGATATGCAAAGCACTTGTCCCGACTTTTATGACAGCATTATTGTGCACCGCACTTCTTTTTACGGGCTGGACGGCAACCACCACGTGATCAACGCCCCGGCCGTGGACAACAGCTACAAGTGGGCAGGAGGGGGGTTCCTTTCCACCACAACAGACCTGGTAAAATTTGGAGAGGCCCACATGGCACCGGGCTTCCTTTCGGCTGCCACCCTCCGCACCCTCACTACCCCGCAGGTACTGGCCAATGGCGACAGCACTGCCTACGGGGTGGGGTGGCGGACCTACCAGCATGATGGCCTCCATGGGTACGGGCACACCGGTGGATCGGTAGGGGGCATTACCGCCTTTAGGGTTTACCCTAACGAAAAGCTGGTCGTGGTGCTGCTCTCGAACTCCTCCGACACCCAATACGGCAATGCGGCCGACCGGATCGTAAAGTGGTTCCTTTCAGGGAAATGA
- a CDS encoding MFS transporter: MATDAPAADKVLPIIVFAQFACTSLWFAGNAVLPELQQAFHLPPGSLGNLTSSVQLGFILGTLLFALLTISDRYSPSKVFFACAVAGALANFSIAFVASPSLLFLLRSLVGFFLAGIYPVGMKISADYHEKGLGKALGYLVGALVVGTASPHLIRMLGATLDWHFVIYATSALALLGGAIVYFLVPDGPFRRQGGKLDLRLCFNVFKEKDFRGAAFGYFGHMWELYTLWAFVPFILTKYNALTGAQLNVPLWSFLTIASGGVACVLGGHWAEKRGSKATAFLALALSCLCCVFSVFFFQAPAFLFLAFMVTWGMAVVADSPQFSTLVAKHAPHEARGTALTIVNSIGFAITIFSLQSMTVLMEHLPPPLAFTSLALGPLLGLMALGRPSSTG, encoded by the coding sequence ATGGCAACGGATGCGCCTGCCGCGGACAAGGTCCTTCCTATAATTGTATTTGCTCAATTTGCCTGCACCTCGCTTTGGTTTGCCGGCAATGCGGTGCTCCCGGAACTGCAACAGGCATTCCACCTGCCGCCAGGTTCGTTGGGCAACCTCACTTCTTCCGTGCAACTGGGGTTTATCCTCGGCACTTTATTGTTTGCCCTGCTCACCATCTCCGACCGCTATTCCCCATCCAAGGTCTTTTTTGCCTGTGCGGTGGCGGGCGCCCTGGCCAACTTTTCCATCGCCTTTGTGGCCTCCCCTTCCCTGTTGTTCCTTCTCCGTAGCTTGGTAGGGTTTTTCCTTGCCGGCATATACCCCGTGGGCATGAAAATTTCTGCCGACTACCATGAAAAAGGGCTGGGAAAGGCGTTGGGCTACCTGGTAGGCGCCCTGGTAGTGGGCACGGCCAGCCCCCATCTGATCAGGATGTTGGGCGCCACATTGGATTGGCACTTTGTCATCTACGCAACCTCTGCCCTTGCCCTTTTGGGTGGTGCCATTGTTTATTTCCTCGTCCCGGATGGGCCCTTCCGCAGGCAAGGGGGGAAACTGGACCTCAGGCTGTGCTTTAATGTGTTTAAGGAAAAGGATTTTCGGGGCGCGGCCTTTGGGTACTTTGGCCATATGTGGGAGTTGTACACTTTGTGGGCCTTTGTGCCTTTTATATTGACAAAGTACAATGCCCTAACCGGTGCCCAGCTTAACGTTCCTTTGTGGTCGTTCCTAACCATCGCCAGTGGCGGGGTGGCCTGCGTGTTGGGGGGGCACTGGGCGGAAAAAAGGGGGAGCAAGGCAACGGCATTCCTGGCCCTTGCCCTGTCCTGCCTGTGTTGTGTGTTTTCCGTGTTCTTTTTTCAGGCCCCCGCATTCCTGTTTTTGGCCTTCATGGTAACCTGGGGGATGGCAGTGGTGGCGGATTCACCGCAATTTTCCACCCTCGTGGCAAAACACGCGCCCCACGAAGCCAGGGGCACGGCCCTTACCATCGTCAATTCCATCGGGTTTGCCATTACCATTTTCAGCCTGCAATCCATGACCGTGCTTATGGAACACCTTCCGCCCCCTTTGGCGTTTACCAGTTTGGCCTTGGGGCCCCTGCTGGGGCTGATGGCCCTGGGGCGCCCTTCCTCTACTGGGTAA
- a CDS encoding DUF350 domain-containing protein has protein sequence MNIKLSLLAIVEVLSGLSIGIVIMIITYKMLKWIGRRYYDIHQNNVAYSIFVASVLFAVGYMVSGVVQPLLSLFRIMAASESSTTALLFSFVGYGAVYIAASYTAGVVVSLLGITIYTGLTPLDEFAELKNNNLGVALIVGTIIIVLTLLTRDGVNLLMESQIPYPAHFTQ, from the coding sequence ATGAATATCAAACTGTCACTGCTCGCAATCGTTGAGGTCTTGTCCGGCCTAAGCATAGGCATTGTGATCATGATCATTACCTATAAGATGCTCAAATGGATTGGCCGTAGGTATTATGATATCCACCAAAATAACGTGGCCTATAGCATCTTTGTGGCCAGTGTGCTTTTCGCAGTAGGGTATATGGTGAGCGGGGTCGTACAGCCCCTGCTATCGTTGTTCCGCATCATGGCCGCTTCTGAAAGTTCTACCACCGCGTTGCTCTTCTCCTTTGTTGGGTATGGGGCGGTTTACATTGCTGCCTCCTACACCGCGGGCGTAGTGGTAAGCTTGTTGGGCATCACGATTTACACCGGCCTTACCCCACTGGACGAGTTTGCGGAATTAAAAAACAACAACCTGGGCGTTGCCCTCATCGTGGGCACCATCATCATTGTCCTTACCCTTCTCACCCGCGATGGCGTCAACCTGCTCATGGAGTCGCAAATTCCCTATCCTGCACACTTTACCCAGTAG
- a CDS encoding TPM domain-containing protein — MSLKKRFSEKDLERIKAAVKEAEGKVSGEIVPVFVEKSGYYTIANYRGAMVLASLAFALIVFFDRYVPSLSVYDPLLVFIIVVVAGVLGAIIAHYAMPVKFWLLSQFHLDQSTRKRAENAFLEEEVFNTRHRTGIMIFVSFFEHEVMVMADRGISKVVDQKEWDKIVANIISHIKKNKVADGMVLAIERCAEVLIENGFTRTKDDVNELRDDLRLED, encoded by the coding sequence ATGTCACTGAAAAAGCGGTTTTCGGAAAAAGACCTTGAGCGCATCAAGGCGGCCGTGAAAGAAGCCGAGGGCAAGGTGTCAGGGGAGATTGTCCCGGTATTTGTGGAGAAAAGCGGCTATTATACCATTGCCAATTATCGCGGGGCCATGGTGCTGGCCTCGTTGGCCTTTGCCCTAATCGTGTTTTTCGACCGTTATGTCCCATCCCTGTCCGTGTACGACCCCCTGTTGGTTTTTATTATAGTAGTGGTTGCCGGGGTGTTGGGGGCCATCATCGCCCATTATGCCATGCCGGTAAAATTTTGGCTCCTGAGCCAATTCCATTTGGACCAATCTACCCGGAAGAGGGCCGAAAACGCCTTTCTGGAGGAAGAAGTTTTCAACACCCGCCACCGTACCGGCATCATGATCTTCGTTTCCTTTTTTGAACATGAGGTAATGGTGATGGCGGACCGTGGCATAAGCAAAGTGGTCGACCAGAAAGAATGGGACAAGATCGTGGCCAATATCATATCCCATATAAAAAAGAACAAAGTGGCCGATGGAATGGTCTTGGCCATTGAACGGTGTGCCGAAGTGTTGATTGAAAACGGTTTTACCAGGACAAAAGACGATGTGAATGAACTACGCGATGACTTACGCCTTGAGGACTAA
- a CDS encoding TPM domain-containing protein — MTYALRTKIAARFLFLSLFSFVSLVGLAQKAVPGLWGMRVHDEAKVLSASGAEQLEARLKAYEDSTSNQIAILIVPSLDGEVLEEYSLRVAEKWKLGQKDKDNGVLLLVAVEDRKMRIEVGQGLEGVLTDALSNRIIRNEIAPEFRRGDYEAGVVAGVNGIVKAIGGEYTSTETDGGDLGDQLGGAELVLIGLFIYGILGLFTFIGLVSGKTGWFLYFFLIPFWALFPTLMLGASINVLYFYLIGFPILKLFLGKTDWGKRMAKSMESSRGRSGGGFGGGWSSGGGWSSGGGSSFSGGGGSFGGGGSSGSW; from the coding sequence ATGACTTACGCCTTGAGGACTAAGATAGCCGCCCGCTTCCTCTTCCTTTCCCTCTTTTCATTTGTATCCTTGGTAGGCCTGGCACAGAAGGCAGTTCCCGGGTTGTGGGGCATGCGTGTGCATGACGAGGCCAAGGTCCTCTCGGCCTCAGGGGCGGAACAATTGGAAGCCCGGCTCAAAGCCTACGAAGACTCCACCTCCAACCAAATAGCCATATTAATTGTGCCCTCCCTGGATGGCGAGGTGTTGGAAGAATATTCATTGAGGGTGGCGGAAAAATGGAAACTGGGACAAAAAGACAAGGACAATGGGGTATTGTTGCTGGTGGCCGTTGAGGACCGCAAAATGAGGATTGAAGTAGGCCAGGGGCTGGAGGGCGTGCTTACCGATGCGCTGAGCAACAGGATCATAAGGAACGAAATCGCCCCCGAATTCAGGAGGGGCGATTACGAAGCGGGCGTGGTGGCAGGCGTAAATGGGATTGTCAAGGCCATTGGTGGCGAGTACACTTCCACCGAAACGGACGGTGGCGACTTGGGCGACCAGCTTGGTGGCGCGGAACTGGTTTTGATTGGGTTGTTCATTTACGGCATCCTGGGCCTGTTCACATTCATCGGGTTGGTGTCTGGGAAAACAGGTTGGTTCCTTTATTTCTTTCTCATTCCGTTCTGGGCGCTGTTCCCCACCTTGATGTTGGGCGCCAGCATAAACGTGCTTTATTTCTATTTGATCGGCTTCCCCATACTAAAACTGTTTTTGGGCAAAACCGACTGGGGCAAGCGCATGGCCAAAAGCATGGAATCTTCCAGGGGCCGGTCCGGGGGTGGCTTTGGGGGCGGCTGGAGCAGCGGGGGCGGTTGGTCTTCGGGAGGGGGAAGCAGCTTTTCCGGTGGTGGCGGAAGTTTTGGGGGCGGGGGAAGCAGCGGGTCCTGGTAG